The Pantoea phytobeneficialis genome has a segment encoding these proteins:
- a CDS encoding SprT family zinc-dependent metalloprotease has protein sequence MKTPRLPIAIQQAVMRSLRQFLQLANERLKRSYPEPKLIYQQRGTAAGTAWLEKWEIRLNPVLLLENQQAFIDEVVPHELAHLLVWKTFGRVAPHGKEWKWMMEEVLGVPARRTHQFEIDSVRSRTFAYRCRCQQHQLTVRRHNRVVRGESEYRCVHCGTILQPGEFSAS, from the coding sequence ATGAAAACGCCCCGCCTGCCCATTGCCATACAACAAGCCGTGATGCGCTCACTGCGCCAGTTCCTGCAACTGGCAAATGAGCGGCTGAAACGCAGCTATCCCGAACCGAAACTGATTTATCAACAACGTGGTACAGCGGCAGGCACCGCCTGGCTGGAGAAGTGGGAAATCCGTCTCAACCCGGTGTTGTTGCTGGAAAATCAACAGGCGTTTATCGACGAAGTGGTGCCGCACGAACTCGCGCATCTGCTGGTATGGAAAACCTTCGGTCGCGTTGCCCCACACGGCAAAGAGTGGAAATGGATGATGGAGGAAGTGCTGGGTGTACCCGCACGCCGCACACATCAATTCGAAATCGACTCGGTGCGCAGCCGTACCTTTGCCTACCGTTGCCGTTGTCAGCAACATCAACTCACCGTGCGCCGTCATAACCGCGTCGTGCGTGGCGAAAGTGAATATCGCTGCGTACATTGCGGTACGATATTGCAACCTGGTGAATTTTCAGCAAGTTAG
- a CDS encoding sugar porter family MFS transporter, with translation MPGNTHKSRTSNKAMTLFVCFLAALAGLLFGLDIGVIAGALPFIAKDFNVTAHQQEWIVSSMMFGAAVGAIGSGWMSSQLGRKKSLMAGAILFVIGSLWSAFAPNPEMLIVARVVLGLAVGVASYTAPLYLSEIAPEKIRGSMISLYQLMITIGILAAYLSDTAFSDAGAWRWMLGVITIPAILLLVGVVFLPNSPRWLAAKGNFRDAQRVLDRLRDTSEQAKRELDEIRESLKIKQSGWQLFQSNSNFRRAVFLGVLLQVMQQFTGMNVIMYYAPKIFEIAGFANTTQQMWGTVIVGLVNVLATFIAIGLVDRWGRKPTLVLGFLVMAAGMGILGTMLHVGIHSAGAQYFAVAMLLMFIVGFAMSAGPLIWVLCSEIQPLKGRDFGITVSTATNWIANMIVGATFLTMLNSLGNAPTFWVYAGLNVFFILLTLVLIPETKNVSLEHIERNLLSGKKLREIGQE, from the coding sequence ATGCCTGGCAATACTCATAAAAGCAGAACCTCAAATAAGGCGATGACCTTGTTTGTCTGCTTTCTCGCGGCTCTGGCCGGCCTGCTGTTCGGTCTGGATATCGGCGTTATCGCTGGTGCCCTGCCCTTTATCGCTAAAGACTTTAACGTTACCGCCCACCAGCAAGAGTGGATCGTCAGCTCCATGATGTTTGGTGCAGCAGTGGGTGCTATCGGCAGCGGCTGGATGTCATCACAACTGGGTCGTAAAAAAAGCCTGATGGCCGGAGCCATTCTGTTTGTGATTGGCTCCCTGTGGTCAGCCTTTGCACCCAACCCGGAAATGCTGATTGTTGCCCGTGTGGTACTCGGTCTGGCAGTCGGTGTAGCGTCTTACACTGCGCCACTGTATTTGTCTGAAATCGCACCGGAAAAAATCCGCGGCAGTATGATCTCCCTGTATCAGCTGATGATCACCATTGGTATTCTGGCCGCGTACCTGTCCGACACCGCGTTCAGTGACGCGGGTGCATGGCGCTGGATGCTGGGTGTCATCACCATTCCGGCAATCCTGCTGTTGGTAGGCGTGGTATTTCTGCCAAACAGCCCGCGTTGGCTGGCGGCGAAGGGTAACTTCCGCGATGCGCAGCGCGTGCTCGATCGCCTGCGTGACACCAGCGAGCAGGCCAAACGCGAGCTGGATGAAATCCGCGAAAGCCTGAAGATCAAACAGTCAGGCTGGCAATTGTTCCAGAGCAACAGCAACTTCCGTCGCGCGGTATTCCTTGGCGTGCTGTTGCAGGTGATGCAGCAGTTCACCGGTATGAACGTCATCATGTACTACGCACCGAAAATCTTTGAAATCGCGGGCTTCGCCAACACCACACAACAAATGTGGGGCACGGTGATTGTCGGCCTGGTCAACGTCCTGGCAACCTTTATCGCTATTGGCCTGGTGGATCGCTGGGGCCGTAAGCCTACACTGGTGCTGGGTTTCCTGGTGATGGCAGCCGGTATGGGTATCCTCGGTACCATGCTGCATGTCGGTATTCACTCAGCCGGTGCGCAGTACTTCGCGGTTGCGATGCTGTTGATGTTTATCGTCGGCTTCGCCATGAGCGCCGGTCCGCTGATTTGGGTACTGTGCTCTGAAATCCAGCCGCTGAAAGGCCGTGACTTCGGTATCACCGTCTCAACAGCGACCAACTGGATTGCCAACATGATCGTCGGTGCCACCTTCCTGACCATGCTGAACTCACTGGGCAACGCGCCGACCTTCTGGGTCTACGCCGGACTCAACGTGTTCTTTATCCTGCTGACGCTCGTGCTGATCCCTGAGACCAAAAACGTCTCGCTGGAGCACATCGAACGCAACCTGCTGTCGGGTAAAAAACTGCGTGAAATCGGTCAGGAATGA